One segment of Stappia sp. 28M-7 DNA contains the following:
- a CDS encoding 1-deoxy-D-xylulose-5-phosphate synthase N-terminal domain-containing protein — MDSTRKAELKAIEKKLLWLACWTIHNANHLREKGDGLKVGGHQASCASMVSIMTALYFDCLRPQDRVAVKPHASPVFHAMQYLAGNQTREKLEAFRAYGGAQSYPSRTKDIDDVDFSTGSVGLGVAITAFSSMVQDYLAAKPWAAKRPEGRMIALVGDAELDEGNIYEALQEGWKHGLRNTWWIIDYNRQSLDGVVREGLAGRIEAIFGAFGWDVVRLKYGALQKAAFEEPGGEALRSWIDGCPNALYSALAFQGGAAWRKRLLDDIGDQGDATALIERRSDAELQELMTNLGGHCLETLGETFAEQARHDRPTAFVAYTIKGWNTPLAGHKDNHAGLMTPGQMEEFRATMKVREGHEWDLAEGLEMDEAALREAVLSTPFFAAGRRRHHAEPVATTGPVALDDKVLSTQAGFGKILDQIARSDSKLAERIVTTSPDVTVSTNLGPWVNRRGLFARDAVADTFRDERIPSAQKWAFSPEGQHIELGIAEMNLFLLLGAAGLSHSLFGERLIPVGTLYDPFISRGLDALNYACYQDARFLLVATPSGVTLAPEGGAHQSVATPLIGMSQDGLASFEPAWLDELSTIMDWSFDYLQRDGEGDPDERTWLRDETGGSVYLRLSTRALEQPMRRDDEAFRRGVIDGAYWLREPGPNCEVVIAYQGAVGPEAIEAAGRIGGDRRDIGVLAVTSADRLNAGWHAAMRMRKRGHRGAMSHIERLLSPLPAHCTMITVIDGHPATLAWLGSVCGHRTAALGVEHFGQTGTIADLYHHFGIDADAIVAAASELAPGRPVRLVNPL, encoded by the coding sequence ATGGACAGCACCCGCAAGGCCGAATTGAAGGCCATCGAGAAAAAACTCCTGTGGCTCGCCTGCTGGACGATCCACAACGCCAACCATTTGAGGGAAAAGGGAGACGGCCTGAAGGTCGGCGGCCATCAGGCCTCCTGCGCCTCGATGGTGTCGATCATGACGGCGCTCTATTTCGACTGCCTTCGCCCGCAGGACCGGGTGGCGGTGAAGCCGCACGCCTCGCCGGTCTTCCATGCCATGCAGTATCTGGCCGGCAACCAGACGCGCGAGAAGCTGGAGGCGTTCCGCGCCTATGGCGGCGCGCAGTCCTATCCCAGCCGCACCAAGGACATCGACGACGTCGATTTTTCCACCGGCTCGGTCGGCCTGGGTGTCGCCATCACTGCGTTCTCCTCAATGGTGCAGGATTATTTGGCCGCCAAGCCCTGGGCCGCGAAGCGCCCCGAGGGGCGGATGATCGCGCTGGTCGGCGATGCCGAGCTCGACGAGGGCAACATCTACGAGGCGCTGCAGGAAGGCTGGAAGCACGGCCTGCGCAATACCTGGTGGATCATCGACTACAACCGCCAGAGCCTCGACGGCGTCGTTCGCGAGGGGCTGGCCGGGCGGATCGAGGCGATCTTCGGCGCCTTCGGCTGGGACGTGGTGCGGCTGAAATACGGCGCGCTGCAGAAGGCGGCCTTCGAGGAGCCGGGCGGCGAGGCCCTGCGCAGCTGGATCGACGGCTGCCCCAATGCGCTCTACTCGGCGCTCGCCTTCCAGGGGGGCGCTGCCTGGCGCAAGCGCCTGCTCGACGATATCGGCGACCAGGGCGATGCGACGGCGCTGATCGAGCGGCGGAGCGATGCCGAGCTGCAGGAGCTGATGACCAATCTCGGCGGCCATTGCCTGGAGACGCTGGGCGAGACCTTCGCCGAACAGGCGCGCCATGACCGGCCGACCGCCTTCGTCGCCTACACGATCAAGGGCTGGAACACCCCGCTCGCCGGCCACAAGGACAACCATGCCGGCCTGATGACACCTGGCCAGATGGAAGAGTTCCGCGCCACCATGAAGGTGCGCGAGGGGCACGAATGGGACCTCGCCGAAGGCCTCGAAATGGACGAGGCGGCGCTGCGCGAGGCGGTGCTGTCGACGCCGTTCTTCGCCGCCGGCCGCCGCCGCCACCATGCCGAGCCGGTGGCGACCACCGGCCCGGTCGCGCTCGACGACAAGGTGCTGTCGACCCAGGCCGGTTTCGGCAAGATCCTCGACCAGATCGCCCGCTCGGATTCGAAACTTGCCGAGCGCATCGTCACGACCTCGCCGGACGTGACCGTTTCCACCAATCTCGGCCCCTGGGTGAACCGGCGCGGCCTGTTCGCCCGCGACGCGGTGGCCGACACGTTCCGCGACGAGCGCATCCCCTCGGCGCAGAAGTGGGCCTTCTCGCCGGAAGGCCAGCATATCGAGCTCGGCATCGCCGAGATGAACCTGTTCCTGCTCCTGGGCGCGGCGGGCCTGTCGCATTCGCTGTTCGGCGAGCGGCTGATCCCGGTCGGCACGCTCTACGATCCGTTCATCTCCCGCGGTCTCGATGCGCTGAACTATGCCTGCTACCAGGATGCCCGCTTCCTGCTGGTCGCAACGCCCTCGGGCGTGACGCTGGCGCCGGAGGGCGGCGCGCACCAGTCGGTCGCAACGCCGCTGATCGGCATGAGCCAGGACGGGCTTGCCTCGTTCGAGCCGGCCTGGCTGGACGAGCTGTCGACCATCATGGACTGGAGCTTCGACTACCTGCAGCGCGACGGCGAGGGCGATCCGGACGAGCGCACCTGGCTGCGCGACGAGACCGGCGGCTCGGTCTATCTGCGCCTGTCGACAAGGGCGCTGGAACAGCCGATGCGCCGCGACGACGAGGCGTTCCGCCGCGGTGTCATCGACGGTGCCTACTGGCTGCGCGAGCCGGGTCCCAATTGCGAGGTGGTGATCGCCTATCAGGGCGCGGTCGGGCCGGAAGCCATCGAGGCGGCGGGCCGCATCGGTGGCGACCGCCGCGACATCGGCGTGCTGGCGGTGACCTCGGCCGACCGGCTCAACGCCGGCTGGCATGCGGCGATGCGCATGCGCAAGCGCGGCCACCGGGGCGCCATGAGCCATATCGAGCGGCTGCTGTCGCCGCTGCCGGCCCATTGCACGATGATCACGGTCATCGACGGCCACCCGGCGACGCTGGCCTGGCTCGGCTCGGTCTGCGGCCATCGCACCGCGGCGCTGGGCGTCGAGCATTTCGGCCAGACCGGCACCATCGCCGACCTCTACCACCACTTCGGCATCGACGCGGATGCCATCGTCGCGGCCGCTTCCGAGCTTGCGCCGGGCCGCCCCGTGCGGCTGGTCAACCCGCTCTGA
- a CDS encoding 1-acyl-sn-glycerol-3-phosphate acyltransferase, whose product MMRLRAATVLATLTVVTLPLIPVQWLALRLKGGLKRSLPVVWHRIACRTVGIRVREIGRPARERPLLIVANHVSWLDITVLGSRMPLSFVAKTEVASWPVFGLFAKLQRSVFVDRQRRSATGRTAEELGTRLASGDAMVLFAEGTSNSGNEVLPFRSALIGAARHALAGDDGEMWIQPLALAYTHLHGLPMGRQFRPHVAWYGDMEMIPHFMNVVRQGAVDVAVVWGEPIRVRPDMDRKTLTRLLEDEVRRLAGNVRAGHPPAGPELPPAAPAADVPAEADEPAILKAAENG is encoded by the coding sequence ATGATGCGCCTGCGCGCCGCGACCGTCCTGGCGACCCTGACGGTGGTGACGCTGCCGCTGATCCCGGTGCAATGGCTGGCGCTGCGCCTGAAGGGTGGGCTGAAGCGCTCCCTGCCCGTCGTCTGGCACCGCATCGCCTGCCGTACTGTGGGCATCCGCGTGCGCGAGATCGGCCGGCCGGCGCGCGAGCGGCCACTGCTGATCGTCGCCAATCACGTTTCCTGGCTCGATATCACCGTTCTCGGCAGCCGCATGCCGCTGTCCTTCGTCGCCAAGACGGAGGTCGCGTCCTGGCCGGTCTTCGGGCTTTTTGCCAAGCTGCAGCGCTCGGTCTTCGTCGACCGGCAGCGACGCAGCGCGACCGGGCGCACCGCCGAGGAACTGGGCACGCGCCTTGCCTCCGGCGATGCCATGGTTCTGTTCGCGGAAGGCACGTCGAACAGCGGCAACGAGGTGCTGCCGTTCCGCTCCGCGCTGATCGGCGCCGCGCGCCATGCGCTGGCCGGCGACGACGGCGAGATGTGGATCCAGCCGTTGGCGCTCGCCTATACCCATCTGCACGGGTTGCCGATGGGGCGGCAGTTCCGCCCGCATGTCGCCTGGTATGGCGACATGGAGATGATACCGCATTTCATGAACGTGGTCCGCCAGGGCGCGGTCGATGTCGCCGTGGTCTGGGGCGAGCCGATCCGCGTGCGGCCCGACATGGACCGCAAGACCCTGACGCGGCTGCTGGAGGACGAGGTGCGCCGCCTCGCCGGCAATGTGCGCGCGGGTCATCCCCCGGCGGGGCCCGAGTTGCCGCCCGCCGCCCCAGCGGCCGATGTGCCGGCCGAAGCGGACGAACCTGCTATTCTCAAGGCGGCCGAAAACGGCTAA
- the hslV gene encoding ATP-dependent protease subunit HslV, whose protein sequence is MQAQHDPTGWHGTTILSVRKGGKVVIAGDGQVSLGQTVIKHTARKVRPLAKGEVIAGFAGATADAFTLFERLEAKLEQYPGQLMRACVELAKDWRTDRYLRRLEAMMLVADKSVSLVLTGTGDVLEPEGGVMGIGSGGNYALAAARALADTDMDAETIARRAMAIAAEICVYTNGNLTIETLDAD, encoded by the coding sequence ATGCAGGCACAGCACGATCCCACGGGCTGGCACGGCACCACCATCCTCAGCGTCCGCAAGGGCGGCAAGGTGGTCATCGCCGGCGACGGGCAGGTCTCCCTCGGCCAGACCGTGATCAAGCATACGGCACGCAAGGTGCGCCCGCTCGCCAAGGGTGAGGTCATCGCCGGTTTCGCTGGCGCCACGGCCGACGCCTTCACGCTGTTCGAGCGCCTCGAAGCCAAGCTCGAGCAATATCCGGGACAGCTGATGCGTGCCTGTGTGGAGCTGGCCAAGGACTGGCGGACCGACCGCTACCTGCGCCGCCTCGAGGCGATGATGCTGGTGGCCGACAAGTCGGTGTCGCTGGTGCTGACGGGAACCGGCGACGTGCTGGAACCGGAAGGCGGCGTCATGGGCATCGGCTCTGGCGGCAATTATGCGCTGGCCGCGGCCCGCGCGCTGGCCGACACCGACATGGATGCCGAGACCATCGCCCGACGGGCCATGGCGATCGCCGCAGAGATCTGCGTCTACACGAACGGCAACCTCACCATCGAGACACTGGATGCCGATTGA
- a CDS encoding NifU family protein — MFIQTEATPNPATLKFLPGRIVLPEGTMDFRKSEDAGTSPLAQTLFQVDGVEGIFFGHDFISVTKGDVDWQHIKPAILGAIMEHFMSGAPVMASEMSDESDEEFFEKGDEETVDTIKELIETRVRPAVAQDGGDITFRGFRDGIVYLSMRGACSGCPSSTATLKHGIQNLLRHFVPEVEEVRAI, encoded by the coding sequence ATGTTCATTCAGACCGAGGCGACGCCGAACCCGGCGACCCTCAAGTTCCTCCCCGGCCGGATCGTCCTGCCGGAAGGCACCATGGACTTCCGCAAGAGCGAGGACGCCGGAACCTCGCCGCTGGCCCAGACGCTGTTCCAGGTCGATGGCGTGGAAGGCATTTTCTTTGGCCACGACTTCATCTCCGTGACCAAGGGCGACGTCGACTGGCAGCACATCAAGCCGGCGATCCTGGGTGCCATCATGGAGCATTTCATGTCCGGCGCGCCGGTCATGGCCAGCGAGATGTCCGACGAGAGCGACGAGGAGTTCTTCGAAAAGGGCGACGAGGAGACCGTCGACACCATCAAGGAACTGATCGAGACGCGCGTGCGTCCGGCCGTGGCGCAGGACGGTGGCGACATCACCTTCCGCGGTTTCCGCGACGGGATCGTCTACCTGTCGATGCGCGGCGCCTGCTCGGGTTGCCCGTCCTCGACCGCGACGCTGAAGCACGGCATCCAGAACCTGCTCCGGCATTTCGTTCCGGAAGTCGAGGAAGTGCGCGCGATCTGA
- a CDS encoding universal stress protein, translating to MVAIRKSFEEGHRRKFLVVVDETAECDRAIVYAAKRAERTGGVATLLYVIAPGDFQHWIGVEDIMRAEAREEADACLARAADRVRAVARTTPELVVREGNRSDEILQLIEEDADIAILVLAAGSGSEGPGPLVTAIAGKGAGSFPIPVTIVPGTLDDESIAALA from the coding sequence ATGGTAGCGATCCGCAAGAGTTTCGAGGAAGGCCACAGGCGCAAGTTTCTCGTCGTCGTCGACGAGACGGCCGAGTGCGACCGGGCCATCGTCTATGCCGCCAAGCGCGCAGAGCGCACCGGGGGCGTCGCCACGCTGCTTTATGTGATCGCGCCCGGCGACTTCCAGCACTGGATCGGCGTGGAGGACATTATGCGCGCCGAGGCGCGCGAGGAGGCCGATGCCTGCCTGGCGCGGGCGGCCGACCGGGTGCGGGCCGTCGCCCGAACGACCCCGGAACTGGTGGTGCGCGAAGGCAACCGGTCCGACGAGATCCTGCAGCTGATCGAAGAGGATGCGGACATCGCCATCCTGGTGCTGGCGGCCGGCAGCGGCTCGGAAGGGCCGGGCCCGCTCGTCACCGCCATCGCCGGCAAGGGCGCGGGCAGCTTCCCCATCCCCGTGACCATCGTGCCGGGCACGCTGGACGACGAATCGATCGCGGCGCTCGCCTGA
- the tsaB gene encoding tRNA (adenosine(37)-N6)-threonylcarbamoyltransferase complex dimerization subunit type 1 TsaB, protein MRLLAIDTALDACSVAVHDGSGDVLRLTSASEVLGRGHAERLMGMIGEVMAEASLPFAALDRIAVTVGPGSFTGLRVGLSAARGIALVVGAPAVGIGTLEALAATLSAGEPVRAVLAAKGGEIYAQGFAADGTPLDAPQAVDAAAYGAALPSGSALYGSGAPKLVAASGREDLRILGEAGWPDIAAVARLGALAEIGSHPPEPLYLRPPDAAPARRDLRLLA, encoded by the coding sequence ATGCGACTGCTTGCCATTGATACCGCGCTCGACGCCTGCTCGGTCGCCGTCCATGACGGCAGCGGGGATGTGTTGCGCCTGACCTCGGCGAGCGAGGTGCTGGGGCGCGGGCATGCCGAGCGGCTGATGGGCATGATCGGTGAAGTGATGGCCGAGGCGAGCCTGCCCTTTGCCGCGCTCGACCGGATCGCGGTCACCGTCGGCCCCGGTTCCTTCACCGGCCTCAGGGTCGGCCTGTCCGCCGCCCGTGGCATCGCCCTGGTGGTCGGGGCGCCGGCGGTCGGTATCGGCACCCTGGAAGCGCTTGCGGCCACCCTGTCGGCCGGCGAGCCGGTCCGGGCGGTGCTGGCAGCCAAGGGCGGCGAGATCTACGCGCAAGGATTTGCCGCCGACGGGACGCCCCTGGATGCCCCGCAGGCCGTCGATGCCGCAGCCTACGGCGCCGCGCTGCCATCGGGGAGCGCGCTTTACGGCAGCGGCGCCCCCAAGCTGGTGGCGGCGAGCGGACGCGAGGATCTCAGGATCCTGGGCGAGGCCGGCTGGCCGGACATCGCAGCCGTGGCACGCCTTGGCGCCCTCGCCGAAATCGGCAGCCATCCTCCAGAGCCGCTCTATCTGCGCCCGCCCGATGCGGCGCCCGCGCGGCGCGATCTCCGGTTGCTGGCATGA
- a CDS encoding GNAT family N-acetyltransferase yields the protein MPIDPQRIGFRPVGTADLPLLAGWMETPHWRRWWGEPQTELGYIRDMIEGRDTTEPWLFTLDGREAGYIQVWYVDDNKGPEIVAEHPWLGELPAGAVGVDLSIGREEDLSRGIGSAVLMAFVALLRARGHTQIVIDPDAENGRACRAYEKAGFRPLAHLAGRTGEALIMEHVEGAGEVRP from the coding sequence ATGCCGATTGATCCGCAGCGCATCGGCTTCCGGCCGGTCGGGACTGCCGACCTGCCGCTGCTGGCCGGGTGGATGGAAACCCCGCACTGGCGCCGGTGGTGGGGCGAGCCGCAAACCGAGCTCGGCTACATCCGCGACATGATCGAGGGGCGGGACACGACCGAGCCCTGGCTGTTCACGCTGGATGGCCGCGAGGCCGGCTACATCCAGGTCTGGTACGTGGACGACAACAAGGGGCCCGAAATCGTTGCCGAACATCCCTGGCTCGGCGAGCTGCCCGCCGGGGCGGTCGGGGTCGACCTGTCCATCGGCCGCGAGGAAGATCTGTCCCGCGGCATCGGTTCGGCGGTGCTGATGGCTTTCGTCGCGCTGCTGCGCGCGCGGGGACACACGCAGATCGTGATCGACCCGGATGCGGAGAACGGCCGAGCCTGTCGTGCTTACGAGAAGGCCGGCTTCCGGCCGCTGGCGCATCTGGCCGGTCGCACGGGCGAGGCGCTGATCATGGAACATGTCGAAGGTGCCGGGGAGGTTCGCCCATGA
- the rimI gene encoding ribosomal protein S18-alanine N-acetyltransferase, with product MSYWWFLPSPPVVEEAVPSDHAVLAEIHERSFPSGWSEDDLAALARQPGVTILQARRSSLLGSRSILGFVILRVAADEAEVLTIAVDPRQRQRGVGALLMRHALSRLYADRVASLFLEVDAANAPALALYRRLGFRKVGERRGYYRDSAGDGGALVMRVDLA from the coding sequence ATGAGCTACTGGTGGTTTCTTCCCTCGCCGCCTGTGGTGGAGGAGGCCGTGCCCTCCGACCATGCGGTGCTGGCCGAAATCCATGAACGGTCCTTCCCCAGCGGCTGGAGCGAGGACGATCTTGCAGCGCTCGCCCGCCAGCCGGGCGTCACGATCCTGCAGGCCCGGCGCTCCAGCCTTCTCGGCAGCCGCTCCATCCTCGGTTTCGTGATCCTGCGGGTTGCCGCCGACGAGGCGGAAGTGCTCACGATCGCGGTGGATCCGCGCCAGCGCCAGCGCGGCGTCGGGGCGCTGCTGATGCGGCACGCCCTCTCGCGCCTTTATGCGGACAGGGTGGCCTCGCTGTTTCTCGAGGTCGATGCCGCCAATGCTCCGGCCTTGGCGCTTTACCGCCGTCTCGGCTTCCGCAAGGTGGGCGAACGGCGCGGCTATTATCGCGACAGCGCGGGCGATGGCGGTGCGCTTGTCATGCGTGTCGATCTGGCGTAA
- a CDS encoding Fur family transcriptional regulator yields the protein MRMTEQRRIIARVIEGASDHPDVEELYRRAVENDPRISISTVYRTVKLFEDAGIIERHDFRDGRARYETVPEEHHDHLIDLKTGSVIEFRNEEIERLQEAIARKLGYRLVDHRLELYGVPLSPKDRD from the coding sequence ATGCGCATGACCGAGCAGCGGCGGATCATCGCCCGGGTGATCGAAGGCGCCAGCGACCATCCCGATGTCGAGGAGCTCTACCGCCGCGCCGTCGAGAACGACCCGCGCATCTCCATTTCCACCGTCTATCGCACGGTGAAGCTGTTCGAGGATGCCGGCATCATCGAGCGCCACGATTTCCGCGACGGGCGCGCCCGCTACGAGACCGTGCCGGAAGAGCATCACGACCACCTGATCGACCTGAAGACCGGCAGCGTCATCGAGTTCCGCAACGAGGAGATCGAGCGGCTGCAGGAGGCCATCGCCCGCAAGCTCGGCTACCGGCTGGTCGATCACCGGCTGGAGCTGTACGGCGTGCCGCTGTCGCCGAAGGACCGGGACTGA
- the hslU gene encoding ATP-dependent protease ATPase subunit HslU — MTTLSPREIVSELDRHIVGQKDAKRAVAIALRNRWRRQQLDDSLREEVMPKNILMIGPTGVGKTEISRRLAKLANAPFVKVEATKFTEVGYVGRDVEQIVRDLVEAGIALVRVAKRKAVEAKAHLQAEERVLEALVGKGASPATKDSFRKKLREGELDDKEIEIQVRAAPQMPSFEMPGMPGASVGVMNISDMLGKAFGGQTKPRRVSVRDSYQILLEQEADALLDEDKVVEEAIHLVENAGIVFLDEVDKICARGERMGGDVSREGVQRDLLPLIEGTVVSTKHGPVKTDHILFIASGAFHVAKPSDLLPELQGRLPIRVELRALTKDDFRAILTDTEASLIKQYVALLATEEVELTFTEDAIEEIASIAVDLNSTIENIGARRLQTVMERILDEVSFVAPDMADRQVTIDAAYVRKNIGELAKNVDLSRFIL; from the coding sequence ATGACCACTTTGTCCCCACGTGAGATCGTCTCCGAGCTGGACCGCCACATCGTCGGCCAGAAGGACGCCAAGCGCGCCGTCGCCATCGCCCTGCGCAACCGCTGGCGCCGGCAGCAGCTGGACGACAGCCTCCGCGAGGAGGTGATGCCGAAGAACATCCTGATGATCGGCCCCACCGGCGTCGGCAAGACGGAGATCTCGCGCCGGCTGGCCAAGCTGGCGAACGCACCCTTCGTCAAGGTCGAGGCGACCAAGTTCACGGAAGTGGGCTATGTCGGCCGCGATGTGGAGCAGATCGTCCGCGATCTGGTCGAGGCCGGCATCGCGTTGGTGCGCGTCGCCAAGCGCAAGGCGGTTGAGGCCAAGGCCCATCTGCAGGCCGAGGAGCGGGTGCTGGAGGCGCTGGTCGGCAAGGGCGCAAGCCCGGCCACCAAGGACAGCTTCCGAAAGAAGCTGCGCGAGGGCGAGCTGGACGACAAGGAAATCGAGATACAGGTGCGGGCGGCCCCGCAGATGCCGAGCTTCGAGATGCCCGGCATGCCCGGCGCGAGCGTCGGCGTGATGAACATCTCCGACATGCTCGGCAAGGCGTTCGGCGGCCAGACCAAGCCGCGCCGCGTCTCCGTGCGCGACAGCTACCAGATCCTGTTGGAGCAGGAGGCCGATGCGCTGCTCGACGAGGACAAGGTTGTCGAGGAAGCCATCCATCTGGTGGAAAATGCCGGCATCGTCTTCCTCGACGAGGTCGACAAGATCTGCGCGCGCGGCGAGCGCATGGGCGGCGACGTCTCCCGCGAGGGCGTGCAGCGCGATCTGCTGCCCTTGATCGAGGGTACGGTCGTCTCCACCAAGCACGGGCCGGTCAAGACCGACCACATCCTGTTCATCGCCTCCGGTGCCTTCCACGTCGCCAAACCGTCGGATCTCTTGCCGGAGCTGCAGGGTCGCCTGCCGATCCGCGTCGAACTGAGGGCGCTGACCAAGGACGATTTCCGCGCGATCCTGACCGACACCGAAGCCAGCCTGATCAAGCAGTATGTCGCACTGCTGGCGACGGAGGAGGTGGAGCTGACCTTCACCGAAGACGCGATCGAGGAGATCGCCTCCATCGCCGTCGACCTCAACTCGACGATCGAGAACATCGGCGCGCGGCGGCTGCAGACTGTGATGGAGCGGATCCTCGACGAGGTGTCCTTCGTCGCCCCGGACATGGCCGACCGCCAGGTGACCATCGACGCGGCCTATGTGCGCAAGAACATCGGCGAGCTGGCCAAGAACGTCGACCTGTCGAGGTTCATCCTGTGA
- the miaB gene encoding tRNA (N6-isopentenyl adenosine(37)-C2)-methylthiotransferase MiaB, producing MSEEISNAPAGDGIVSDPAAGLGAGTAPARRVFVKTYGCQMNVYDSERMTDALVPQGYSATETLEDADLIILNTCHIREKAAEKVYSELGRLRKLKAERAEQGRETMIGVAGCVAQAEGEEIARRAPVVDLVFGPQTYHRLPELVSRAAAGESVVETEFEIEEKFRHLSKPQAEPKATASGQPRSYTAFLTVQEGCDKFCTFCVVPYTRGAEVSRDVAQIVAEAERLAARGIREVTLLGQNVNAWHGAGPEGGAWGLGQLLERLARIDGIDRLRYTTSHPRDMDDALIAAHRDLPQVMPYLHLPVQSGSDRILKAMNRKHTRDDYFRLIDRIRAAQPDLALSCDFIVGFPGETDADFRDTMDLIEQVGFASAFSFKYSPRPGTPGATMADHVPEAVMNERLLELQDLVARQQKAFNESLVGRTCEVLVEKHGRNPGQLNGRSPWLQPVQFDAHESLIGEIVPVEIVGTGANSLFAGLAPGHNKGQATPLRAQA from the coding sequence ATGAGCGAAGAGATCAGCAACGCCCCGGCAGGGGATGGCATCGTCAGCGATCCGGCGGCCGGCCTCGGCGCCGGCACGGCTCCCGCGCGCCGGGTCTTCGTCAAGACCTATGGCTGCCAGATGAACGTTTATGACAGCGAGCGGATGACCGACGCGCTGGTGCCGCAGGGCTACAGCGCTACCGAAACGCTCGAGGATGCCGACCTGATCATCCTCAACACCTGCCATATCCGCGAAAAGGCCGCGGAGAAGGTCTATTCGGAGCTCGGACGGCTGCGCAAGCTGAAGGCCGAGCGTGCCGAACAGGGGCGCGAGACGATGATCGGCGTTGCCGGCTGCGTCGCCCAGGCAGAGGGCGAGGAGATTGCCCGCCGCGCGCCCGTCGTCGATCTGGTCTTCGGCCCGCAGACCTATCACCGGCTGCCGGAACTGGTCAGCCGCGCGGCGGCCGGCGAGAGCGTCGTCGAGACCGAGTTCGAGATCGAGGAAAAGTTCCGCCATCTGTCGAAGCCGCAGGCCGAGCCCAAGGCGACGGCAAGCGGACAGCCGCGCAGCTACACCGCCTTCCTGACCGTGCAGGAGGGTTGCGACAAGTTCTGCACCTTCTGCGTGGTGCCCTACACGCGCGGCGCCGAGGTGTCGCGTGACGTGGCGCAGATCGTCGCCGAGGCCGAACGGCTGGCCGCGCGCGGTATTCGCGAGGTCACGCTGCTCGGCCAGAACGTCAATGCCTGGCATGGTGCGGGGCCGGAGGGCGGCGCCTGGGGGCTCGGTCAGTTGCTGGAGCGGCTGGCGCGCATCGACGGGATCGACCGGCTGCGCTACACGACCAGCCACCCGCGCGACATGGACGATGCGCTGATCGCCGCCCATCGCGACCTGCCGCAGGTGATGCCCTACCTGCACCTGCCGGTGCAGTCGGGCTCGGACCGCATTCTCAAGGCGATGAACCGCAAGCACACGCGCGACGACTATTTCCGCCTGATCGACCGTATCCGCGCGGCCCAGCCGGACCTTGCCCTGTCCTGCGATTTCATCGTCGGCTTCCCGGGCGAGACGGATGCGGATTTCCGCGACACGATGGACCTGATCGAGCAGGTCGGCTTCGCCTCGGCGTTTTCCTTCAAGTACAGTCCTCGTCCCGGCACGCCGGGCGCGACCATGGCCGATCATGTGCCGGAAGCGGTCATGAACGAGCGGCTGCTGGAGCTGCAGGATCTGGTGGCGCGACAGCAGAAGGCCTTCAACGAAAGCCTCGTGGGGCGCACCTGCGAGGTGCTGGTCGAAAAGCACGGCCGCAATCCCGGACAGCTCAACGGGCGCTCGCCCTGGCTGCAGCCGGTACAGTTCGATGCGCACGAAAGCCTGATCGGCGAGATCGTGCCGGTGGAAATCGTCGGAACCGGCGCGAATTCCCTGTTCGCGGGTCTCGCGCCGGGGCACAATAAAGGGCAGGCAACTCCCTTGCGGGCCCAGGCGTGA